A region of the Vanrija pseudolonga chromosome 2, complete sequence genome:
GACTGGTTCTTTCCCATCGTACGGGTCgagctggggtgtgagcgtggggttgggggtggggggcgggggggctgagaggggagggaaggcggCTGTGCAGACGTCGCGTGCGCGTgttggggcggcggggcggcgaggagcggtGAAGGAGAGCTCGCGAGGAGCAGTGCAGTGCAGCGTTGAGgcctcgctcactcgctATCCTCGATGGATGGTGGTGACCAGGGCACTGCTGTACTGcacgcggcgagctcgctcgtcgcgataacgccgcgcgcagcaggaACGACCGTCGGCCTTCCCTCGTCTAgcgtcggtcgacgacgccgtcgctgtcgccgcgtcgcgtcctcATTTACCTTTATCAAGCGGTATAAAGCGAGTGTGTGGGGGAGAGAGTGACGGGGTGGATGCAGTCTCTGGGCGATTGTTGACAATGTGAAAGAAATGTCagttgtcgtcgtctgcaatgtcgtcgttgtcgtcgacttGCTCCAAAGAGTGAAGTGCCAGTCTGTCGAgtgacgtcgagctcgcccacgcggggggtggggtggcagatcggcgggatcaaatccCGGCTAGGCCCCCTCTTGGGTTTGGCTTGGCGTCCATCACACTGCGCGCTGATATGCTCGTCGATTTATTCGCGCACCGGCGACCTCGATCAACGAGCATTGCACCGCCTTCGACAATGACGCCGCGTGGACATGATGACAGGAGCAGGCCGGCTTGGCAGCACGCGACAGACAAGTGGCAATGATACAACGAACCATACACTAGATACACTACTTCCCGGCACGGCACTTACACCGTCCCAACCtgcccgcgagctcggcgcgctcctcggcccagcgctcgcgctcgcgcctcgccttcACGCGCTcctttgcgcgcgcgcggcccgccTCGACCCGCTCGCACTCGTAGTGCTGTCGGACGCGGTCAACCTCGCCCTCCATCTGCGCAATCACACTCTCGtactgctcgcgctcgcgctcgtgccggcgcaggcgggaGAGGAGGCTGGCGCGTTCCGCCGCCCAGGAGGCGCGCTGCGTCGCCCACTCGTCGGTACAGGCGGGgctcgggtcgtcgtcgtcggatgCAGGCACAGAAacgctccgccgccagctACTAAcgcgcgacgctcgccggtccgccgtgcccccgccgccgccgttggcctcCACTACGGCgcggggccgccgcggcgcagacAGCGTAAGCTGCTCCGTGTTatccagcgcctcggcgagcgtaAAGTCCGGCGCGGGCACAAAGTCGAGCACTGGTGCGTCGCCGCAGCTGAAGTCTGGGGAAGGTCAGGGTGCGTGCCTCGGTGGCGACTTACagtcggcgctgggcgagctTGCGCGGTCGTTGAaaggcgacggcgcggcgatggGCTTTGCGCCCCATGATTTGGGTGTGCGGGTgcacgctggcgctgggcgaggtgTCGTGCGTGGGGTCGTGTTggcggccgtctcggcggcgacggcgaccttggAATATGGTGTTGTCTTGGGGCGGTACTTGGACTGAGGGTTAGCGGGAGCGGAGCGAAACAACCCACCGTGAccctcggcgtgcgctgTGGCCCGACGTTCGTCGACatggcagcgagcggcgcagaCATCCTATCAGCAGGcatggtgagtgagtggtgtTGAGTGAAAGAGAGAAAAGCAACGCAGAGAAGACAAAGACAGTCGCGTTGCGTTGGTCGTTGGCGTTGAGGCCGTCGATGGCCCGTGCGTAAGTGTTTACCGCGCTTGGGCCCCCGTacggcgctcgagccgcgcgcgtcaGATGACTCACTCAACCCGGCCAACCCGAGCGGGAGGGtagtggcggtggcgacgacggcgcgacggcagcggcggcggcgggtggtggtggtggtggcgacgagtgGGACAAGACGAACCCACGCAGAGGCGTCGGGAggcgcgggctgggcggcgggagtgcggcgccgccactATTCACATTGCGACGGTAGGGAGGGATATACATCAGTCTGACTGCGTCGAGCTATCTCCTGCTCTCTGCTAGGCATCACATGAGTATACCAGGGTGCTGGCATGCGTGCGTTACTtggacgcgcggcggcgcttcttgcgcgcggggtcgtcgtcgcccccaGTGGCAGACTTGCCAGCCATGTCTGCCTCCTTCTTGTGGCCTCCTACAGCCGTCAGCGACCAGCACCACAAGCACCAACGCACCAACAATCCGCTCGATAGCATCAAGCCTAGCCACACGCGCCCTCAGCACCCCATTCTCCCCCTCCAGCCtggcgacctcgcgctccagctccccccggtggcggcggtacGTCGCCAAGTGccgcttggccgcctcgagctggcgcagcgcgtcgccgagcgcggtgAGCGCGAAGCGCGggttgcggcgcgcgccggcgagcgtgTTGGCTATGCGCGGGGTGtcgtgctcgctgtcgcccgggaggagggtgagtgttggcgggggcagcaggcGCTTGCggtcgcgcgtcgtcggcggggttgggggcgagcgagccccggcggagggggagggggagggggacgacgccgactcgtcgtcggacgtCGGGGTTAGGACGACGTGTGGCCTTGGGGGCATGATGAAGTGTTGAGAGACAAGTTCATGTCAAAGGACGCCGCgcggtgttgttgttgttgtgttgCTTCGCTCGCCGTGTTGacacgcacgccgctcggACCATAAGTGAcgagtgcggcggcgccacaaAGGTCACCACGACTCATCGACGCAAGCTGCCACGGCTGGCCTTGTGCAGCAGCCCAAAGTCGGCAAGCACGACCTCGTCCCACCcgcggacgcggcgcagcgtcTTGTCCACCTCGCTCTGGGCACCAAGCACCTCCCCTCGGCCCTCTTCACCATCCCCCGTcgcgccaaccccgcccacACGCTCCCATTCCCTCCGGTatgccctccgccgccgacaaaAGCTCCCAATAGCAATCCGcagctcctccgcctcgtgccccacgcgccggcggcgcgcctcaagctcggcgctgacgccgacaaggctGACCCACTCCCCCTCGAGCTGGTCAATCTCGGCCTGCAGCGCGCtacgctcgtcctcgccactggcgaggaggtggccCAGGCTCCTGGCCCTCCTCAGCCCGCCGCTACTTCCCCGTGCCTCGAAGGCGCGCACACGGACTTCCAGCGCCATCTTGCGACTGTGGAACgcggcccggcggcgcgcgtacCAATCACTCTCTCGCGCGAGGGCTTCTTCCGCGACATACAGCGCAGCCTGGAGGGCCTTGATGGCGGCGTACTGCTGCGCCAGCGTGTCCGCCTCGGAGGCCAGAAACGCCGCGTGGTCGGCCTTCGAGAGGGCCGGCAGCGGTTCCGGCGGGGGTGTGGCTGGGACGGCTGTGCTCGCGAACGACGCGTTAcgcccgctgcccgccgagGAGAGGTGCCGGCTCACCAGGTCGCGCAGGTTGGCCGTGGCGCGGTGTATCGCGCTCGGAATGGAGGGTATCGAGCCCCGGCCTCGGTGCGCCGCGATGGGCCGTAAGGAGGGCGGCTAGTGGCCAGGGGAAGGGATACGGCGGAGCTTGTGGTGGGGTACGCGGCCGACAGGCGGCTAGGTATCGCCGGTGCGGCGGAGCTCAGGCGCGTGGGGATctgcgccgctgctgcgctgcctCTCGTCTGCGTCGGCGCAGGGCCCATGGTCGACCACCTTGCCCCCGCCAGCGCGTTGCCCGCTGAcaacctcgcctcggcgcgcgtgccctGCTCCGCTGTCCCAATTTCCGCCGTCATGACGTCCCACTCGTCCTCTATGAAGAGGGACGAGaggggcgtcgtcgtcctgaGGGTTGAGGTGGGCGGGGACGGGAGGGCTAGGTCTGTGGTGGCCGTTAGCTAGGCTGCGtcgcgggggagggggggacGGGGGGCAACGCGACGtacccgacgacgacgacgcgacgctcggcagcgaggtgagGAAGACTTGTGGTGTCTGCCTCGGGTCAGCTTGGTCggtgctgcgctgcgccgcttACCCGCATCGTCAAGGTGCTTGCTGTCCTTGGGAGGCTGGGCGGGTCGGGCATTGTGCGCTGCGAGTGGTGCTGAGCTGAGAGAGCTCGCCTGATAAAACTTGGCGAACACCTCGAGGAAATCCCGCTCAGACGCGTCCGTGCAGCCGCAATCGAACCTCGCACCCACCTCACCCCGCACCACTCGGTTCACTCTACGCCGTTGAGGCATGCATTAATGGTACAAGATGTATGTTGTTGAAGTGCTGCTCGCACACTGCTTTTGGCGCCacaccgcgccgccaccttcactccccccacccactcgctccggtcgtgctcgcgcttAGAACAGACCCACAATCTCTCCCTCCGCGTCCAGGTCAATGTCGTAGAAGCCCGGGCGGGTAGTCAGACCAGGCATGGTCGACATGTCGCCGACAAGCGGGTAGACAaacgacgcgccggccgagagcCTCACGTTGCGGATAGGCAGCGTGAAGCCCTTGGGCACGCCCTTCTTGCTGGGGTCGTCAGACAGCGAGAGCGCAGTCTTGGCCATGCAGATGGGCAGGGCAGAGTAGCCCTGGCGCGTGTAGCGCTCAATttcctccttggcggcgggggagagctcgatgccgtcggcgccgtacATCTCGCGGGCGATGATGGCAATCTTCTCCTCGAGAGGAAGCTCGAGGTCGTAAAGGAAGCGGAACTGCGACTCTTCCTTGcacgcctcgacgacagccttggcgagctcgacggcgccctCACCACCCTTGGCCCAGTGGTTGGCGGGCACGGCGTAGTCGGCACCGGCCTGGAGGGCGTACTTCTGCACAAGCTCCATctcggcgggcgtgtcgTGCACAAACTTGTTGatggcaacgacgacctTGAGGCCAAACTTCTTGGCGTTCTCAATGTGcttgccgaggttggcgcAGCCcttctcgagcagctcgaggttCTCCTGCGAGtagacggcgtcgaggggcttGCCGGGCGTGACCGAGGGTCCGCCACCGTGCATCTTGAGGGCGCGGATAGTGGCAACAAGCACAACAGCGTTGGGCTTGAGGCCCGAGACACGAGTCTTGATGTTGCAGAACTTCTCCATACCAatgtcggcgccgaagccggCCTCGGTGATAACATAGCCgttgcgctcctcgtcgtcaccctTCTCGATACCGGCAAGCTTGAGGGCAATGCGGTCGGCAATGATGGACGAGTTGCCATGGGCAATGTTGGCGAAGGGGCCAGCGTGGACGAACACGGGCGTACCCTCGAGCGTCTGCATGATAGTAGGCTTGATGGCGTCCTTCATGAGCACAGCCATCGCACCAGCACATCCAATGTCCTCGGCGGTGATGGGGTCGCCCTTCTtggacgacgcgacgaccatgcggccaaggcgctcgcggagGTCCTTGAGGTCGGTAGCGAGCGCAAGCACGGCCATGACCTCGGAGCCGACGGCGATGTCAAACGCCGTCTCGCGGGTGAAGCCCTTCTCGGTGGGGGCCTGGCCAACGGTAATCTTGCGGAGGTAGCGGTCGTTGGTGTCAATGACACGGTTCCAGGTGATGGTCGACGTGTCAATGTCAAGACGGGCGAAGcgggcagcctcctcctcggtcagGTCGGCGGGGTTGGTCTTGGTGAtgccgagcttctcgaggcgcttgagcATGGGCTTGGCAAAGGTGCGGACACCCTTCTTGGCGGGGGTGAGACGCGAGAAGAGGGCCTTGTCCGACTGGGTCGACTCGTGGAAGATGCGCGCGTCAatggcggcagcgagcaggttgttggcggcggtgacagCGTGGATGTCACCAGTGAGGTGGAGGTTGAACTCGGTCATGGGGATGACCTGCGAGTAGCCACCACCGGCAGCGCCACCCTTGACACCAAAGGTAGGGCCCTGCGAGGGCTGACGGACACAGGCAATGGCCGTCTTGTGGAggtgggcgccgagggcctgaGCGAGACcaatcgtcgtcgtcgacttgcCCTCACCGAGCGGCGTAGGCGTGATACCAGCGACAACAATGTACTTGCCGTCCTGGCGGTTGGCAAGACGGTCGAGCACCGAGAGCTCAATCTTGGCCTTGTACTTGCCGTAGCTCTCAATCTCGTCGCCCTGGACACCAATCTCGCGGGCAATGTCGTAAACAGCCTTGGGGGTCTGGGCGACAGCAATCTCAATGTCCGAGGGGACGTTCTCCTGGATCTTGAGCGGGAGGGggacgagcttgcgcgagCGGTGGAGCTTCCACTCGCGCTCAGCAGCCACAAAGGTGTTGTTCATGAGCATGGCGACCGTCATGGGGCCGACACCTCCGGGCACGGGGGTGATGTACGAGGCGCGGTTCTGGGCGACGGCAAACTCGACGTCACCAACAAGGCGCTGGCCAGACTTCTTGGTCGCGTCGGGGATGTAGTTTGTGCCGACGTCGATGACAATCGCGCCCTCCTTGATCCACTCGCCCTTGATGAACTCGGGCTGGCCGATGGCGGCAACGACAACGTCGGCGCCCTTGATAATGTTCTCGATGCCGACAGTGCGCGAGTGGCACTGCGTGACGGTCGCGTCGCGCTTACGGAGGAGCGCAACGACGGGGGTACCGACAATGTCCGAGCGGCCGAGCACCACAACGTTGGCGCCCTTGAGGTTGAAGCCCGTGCTGTCGATGAGGCGGACAATGCCAGCGGGCGTGCAGGGCGTAAAGTGGGGCTCGGAGACGCGGCTAGAAAGGAGGCCAATGTTCTCGGGGTGGAAgccgtcgacgtccttggAGACGGCGATCgagtcgacgacctgctTCTCCTCCTGCGTGTTGGCGCCCTCGAGGGGCAGCTGGACGAGGATGCCAGCGACGCTCGAGTCGTCGTTGGCCttgcggacgagctcgaggatctgcgcgacgcccgagccggccgaAGCGCCCGACTCGGAGTCGGAAGGCACCTGGATGTGGTCAACCGTCATGCCCgactcctcggcggccttgttcTTCATGCGGATGtaggtcgacgacgcggggtTCGAGCCCAGCTGGAAGATGACGAGCTTGGGCGCCTTGAACGTCGGGTTGGCCGCGTGCAGCGCGCTGATCTTGgtcgccagcgacgcgcgGATGTccctgtggtggtggtgtgagcaGTGTTCGTTCCGACGCCGCGGGTCCGagcggtggggtggggttggggaCAACGTCGGCTCGtgtcggcgtgccgaggtcgacaacgagcaccacccctcctccgctGCTGCCTACTCACTTTGCGATGGCCGTGCCATCGATAAGCTTGGCGCTTCCGTTGTAGTTTGCCATGTTGGCGTATGGCCCCAAGGGATGGTTTttacgacgaggaggggtgATGGAAGGAGATGAAGTAGGAGTTGTTCCGGCAGTGGGGTTGACGTTGCTGCCGATGGTGGGTCGAGAGGCCGCTGCTGGATAGGCGCGAGTACCCGAAGTCGAGATGGGGCGTGCAGCTGCGCGGGCCAGGTTTACTGAAGTCGAGGCAATCCGTGTGGAAGCTCTCAACATGCACGAGGCTGAAGATGACGAGCAAAGCAACAATGAGCGTTGCCGTGATGCAATCGAAGCTGCAAGAGACATTATGCACAAGAGGATGCGACCGCGTGCTCGAGATAGTGGCGCCTGGGCTGCTGGCACTGGACTGGACCGGATCGGAGTTGGCGACTTTGTGGATGGCCCGACTGCAGGACGTGGATTGGAAAAAAAATCGTTCCACTACCAGTTCCTCGTGATATAAACCACCTTCGCGTGTTGGAAAAAAAAAGTCATCCACTCTGGCATCCCTATGCATCTCTATCGACTCGGCCACTGCGGGGCCTCACAACAAACAGTGAGACTCTTCACTCTGGACATGCACAACAACCTCGTCCAGCAGGCAAGAGAGCGAGCAACAAGCCCCCTGATCCCTGAGACACACACCCACGCGATTGGACGCGACGAACGTGACTTCGATATCGCTAACTGGTTCGCACCGTCTATTCCAACTTTGACttgctgtcgccgtcgccgttgccgccgttgccctTCTTGACCCAGCCCCAGCGGCGGATCAAGCGGCCCTGGATAGACCCAAAGAAGACGGCCATGATGGTCGAGCTCATAATGATGACATTGTAGGGCATCGAAAAGTCGGGGACcgggacgtcgaggagcagcttGGGACCGTAGATTCGGCGACGGGCCGAACGCCGGAAGTCGCGAGTCCCACTTtgcacgccgtcctcgcgctccgtgCCCGTGTCCGCCTCGCCTTCAATGTCGTGGAAGGTGAGCACCGAGGCGGGGATCTCGCGTCCACGCTCGGCGTCCGGTCGGTGGTCGGTGTACTTGAGCGTGAGCTTGGTGAAGGGGATCGTGATAACCGTTGTGGCGTGGGCTGGGAGGATGAGGCCGATGTGGAGGGTCGTGGTGGAGGGTGTCGGCGGCACTGAGGGGTTGTACTCGAACGACTGGATGAGGTCGTCTGCAGAGTCAGCTGAGAGCCCACACGTGAACATCCAGCTACACTCACTCCACTTGGCATCGTCGCCCTTGACCTTGACGCTCATCTCGCTCAGCCAGCCCTTGACCCACCACGGCCAGATCTCAGAGTAAGTGACCTCGCGGTCCACTTCGGCGTGGTTGGTGATCTCGACGACGAACGTGGCGTCAGACGCGTAGCGGTTTGCCGCCACGCGTGAGATGGTCACGAGGGGAGGCTCAAAGGTTTGggctgcggtgtgagctaCTTGTCGTGAGTGCCATGCAGCTCGCACTCACGATG
Encoded here:
- the MTHFD1 gene encoding C-1-tetrahydrofolate synthase, cytoplasmic, encoding MSLAASIASRQRSLLLCSSSSASCMLRASTRIASTSVNLARAAARPISTSGTRAYPAAASRPTIGSNVNPTAGTTPTSSPSITPPRRKNHPLGPYANMANYNGSAKLIDGTAIAKDIRASLATKISALHAANPTFKAPKLVIFQLGSNPASSTYIRMKNKAAEESGMTVDHIQVPSDSESGASAGSGVAQILELVRKANDDSSVAGILVQLPLEGANTQEEKQVVDSIAVSKDVDGFHPENIGLLSSRVSEPHFTPCTPAGIVRLIDSTGFNLKGANVVVLGRSDIVGTPVVALLRKRDATVTQCHSRTVGIENIIKGADVVVAAIGQPEFIKGEWIKEGAIVIDVGTNYIPDATKKSGQRLVGDVEFAVAQNRASYITPVPGGVGPMTVAMLMNNTFVAAEREWKLHRSRKLVPLPLKIQENVPSDIEIAVAQTPKAVYDIAREIGVQGDEIESYGKYKAKIELSVLDRLANRQDGKYIVVAGITPTPLGEGKSTTTIGLAQALGAHLHKTAIACVRQPSQGPTFGVKGGAAGGGYSQVIPMTEFNLHLTGDIHAVTAANNLLAAAIDARIFHESTQSDKALFSRLTPAKKGVRTFAKPMLKRLEKLGITKTNPADLTEEEAARFARLDIDTSTITWNRVIDTNDRYLRKITVGQAPTEKGFTRETAFDIAVGSEVMAVLALATDLKDLRERLGRMVVASSKKGDPITAEDIGCAGAMAVLMKDAIKPTIMQTLEGTPVFVHAGPFANIAHGNSSIIADRIALKLAGIEKGDDEERNGYVITEAGFGADIGMEKFCNIKTRVSGLKPNAVVLVATIRALKMHGGGPSVTPGKPLDAVYSQENLELLEKGCANLGKHIENAKKFGLKVVVAINKFVHDTPAEMELVQKYALQAGADYAVPANHWAKGGEGAVELAKAVVEACKEESQFRFLYDLELPLEEKIAIIAREMYGADGIELSPAAKEEIERYTRQGYSALPICMAKTALSLSDDPSKKGVPKGFTLPIRNVRLSAGASFVYPLVGDMSTMPGLTTRPGFYDIDLDAEGEIVGLF